The proteins below come from a single Magallana gigas chromosome 10, xbMagGiga1.1, whole genome shotgun sequence genomic window:
- the LOC136271979 gene encoding uncharacterized protein, which produces MDHLRNICILISLYFSFSCGYVRFFMHPTVYPVGKTNLSFKCGSPLYYFMGWKHINASLKLQLRNYSNDNWTSVFELNGANEFKENKSASFDGYTILSLNWTNGTYTYSNIKQITLEGLVEPKQCTVDPQKSPGVRCVLSGGSQIIDSSEKKIFSIEGRTPEKMENISIVSQGIFQDKDKINFEEDDVLQLQCIGEVETINGIPSKNIRWCKNESGKLKKLSLQHPPLTSIVFRSNNGCSVVQKSVIFYHILKNDTDLDLMCESGYGGTCGKSGINFTISIPTANTNEDIWRVSPIVIHDRESVLNTNLIKLNGAGKTLYLLCTASTLFQQESLQNKMNWCFKRQVNETWTKISPQEKKVEVVSNSSGETTIFSRIKYHVTVLDRDIFFLCEIYRYSRCGSGLAHATTNISIGGETLTNEIKEGFKDVQLQKRLEPDCSKAGVAVVSVILVSIVVIAFLFLVVLFRRKEIKFQGFVLRIDREEKVSIDAAAKTKAIPTSQVDKK; this is translated from the exons ATGGATCATTTGAGGAACATCtgcattttaatttctttgtacTTTTCATTTTCCTGCG GATATGTGAGGTTTTTTATGCATCCTACAGTCTACCCTGTCGGTAAAACTAATTTGTCTTTCAAATGTGGAAGTCCTTTATACTATTTTATGGGATGGAAGCATATAAATGCAAGTCTCAAGCTTCAACTACGGAACTATTCAAACGATAACTGGACATCTGTTTTCGAGTTAAATGGAGCAAATGAATTTAAGGAAAACAAAAGTGCATCTTTCGATGGTTATactattttatcattaaattggACAAACGGGACatatacatattcaaatattaagCAAATTACACTCGAGGGATTAGTAGAGCCAAAACAATGCACGGTCGATCCTCAGAAATCCCCTGGCGTTCGCTGTGTCCTGAGTGGTGGCAGTCAAATAATCGACAGTTCCGAGAAGAAGATATTCTCGATTGAGG GGCGAACCCCTGAAAAAATGGAAAACATCTCCATCGTCTCCCAGGGAATCTTCCAGGATAAAGACAAAATAAACTTTGAAGAGGATGATGTGCTACAGTTACAATGTATTGGGGAAGTTGAAACTATCAATGGCATCCCAAGtaag AATATTCGATGGTGCAAAAACGAATCGGGCAAATTAAAAAAGCTGTCACTCCAACATCCTCCCCTGACAAGCATAGTGTTTAGAAGCAATAATGGGTGCAGTGTTGTTCAGAAATCGGTCATATTTTATCACATCTTAAAAAATGATACCGATTTGGATCTTATGTGTGAGTCTGGGTACGGTGGTACGTGTGGTAAAAGTGGGATCAACTTTACGATAAGCATACCAACGGCTAATACCAATGAag ATATATGGAGAGTTTCGCCAATTGTCATTCACGATAGAGAATCTGTCCTTAACACAAATCTTATTAAATTAAACGGAGCTGGTAAAACCCTTTATCTTCTATGTACAGCATCAACCCTTTTCCAGCAAGAGTCATTGCAG AACAAAATGAATTGGTGTTTTAAAAGACAAGTCAACGAGACATGGACAAAAATTAGTCCACAAGAAAAGAAAGTAGAAGTGGTATCGAATTCCAGCGGAGAAACAACAATTTTCAGTAGAATAAAGTACCACGTCACAGTATTAGACAGGGACATATTCTTTCTGTGTGAAATATATCGCTACTCAAGGTGTGGATCGGGTCTGGCACATGCaacaacaaatatttcaataggTGGGGAGACATTGACGAATGAAATCAAAGAAG GTTTTAAAGATGTTCAACTACAAAAACGTTTGGAACCTGACTGTAGCAAAGCGGGAGTAGCTGTGGTTTCTGTTATATTGGTTTCCATCGTCGTTATTGCATTTCTTTTTCTGGTAGTGTTGTTCAGAAGAAAAGAGATCAAGTTTCAGG gATTTGTGCTAAGAATTGACCG TGAAGAGAAAGTTTCGATCGACGCAGCGGCAAAAACTAAAG CAATACCTACATCACAAGTTGATAAAAAGtaa
- the LOC136272208 gene encoding uncharacterized protein, producing MDHLRNICILISLYFSFSCGYVRFFMHPTVYPVGKTNLSFKCGSPLYYFMGWKHINASLKLQLRNYSNDNWTSVFELNGANEFKENKSASFDGYTILSLNWTNGTYTYSNIKQITLEGSVEPKQCTVDPQKSPGVRCVLSGGSQIIDSSEKKIFSIEGRTPEKMENISIVSQGIFQDKDKINFEEDDVLQLQCIGEVETINGIPSKNIRWCKNESGKLQKLSLQHPPLTSIVSRIKDGCSVVQKSVIFYHILKNDTDLDLMCESGYGGTCGKSGINYTISIPTANTNEDKWRVSPIVIHDRESVLNKNLIKLNGAGKTLYLLCTASTLFQQESLQVLKMFNYKNVWNLTVAQLE from the exons ATGGATCATTTGAGGAACATCtgcattttaatttctttgtacTTTTCATTTTCCTGCG GATATGTGAGGTTTTTTATGCATCCTACAGTCTACCCTGTCGGTAAAACTAATTTGTCTTTCAAATGTGGAAGTCCTTTATACTATTTTATGGGATGGAAGCATATAAATGCAAGTCTCAAGCTTCAACTACGGAACTATTCAAACGATAACTGGACATCTGTTTTCGAGTTAAATGGAGCAAATGAATTTAAGGAAAACAAAAGTGCATCTTTCGATGGTTATactattttatcattaaattggACAAACGGGACatatacatattcaaatattaagCAAATTACACTCGAGGGATCAGTAGAGCCAAAACAATGCACGGTCGATCCTCAGAAATCCCCTGGCGTTCGCTGTGTCCTGAGTGGTGGCAGTCAAATAATCGACAGTTCCGAGAAGAAGATATTCTCGATTGAGG GGCGAACCCCTGAAAAAATGGAAAACATCTCCATCGTCTCCCAGGGAATCTTCCAAGATAAAGACAAAATAAACTTTGAAGAGGATGATGTGCTACAGTTACAATGTATTGGGGAAGTTGAAACCATCAATGGCATCCCAAGTAAG AATATTCGATGGTGCAAAAACGAATCGGGCAAATTACAAAAGCTGTCACTCCAACATCCTCCTCTGACAAGCATAGTGTCTAGAATCAAGGATGGGTGCAGTGTTGTTCAGAAATCGGTCATATTTTATCACATCTTAAAAAATGATACCGATTTGGATCTTATGTGTGAGTCTGGGTACGGTGGTACGTGTGGTAAAAGTGGGATCAACTATACGATAAGCATTCCAACGGCTAATACCAATGAag ATAAATGGAGAGTTTCGCCAATTGTCATTCACGATAGAGAATCTGTCCTTAACAAAAATCTTATTAAATTAAACGGAGCTGGTAAAACCCTTTATCTTCTCTGTACAGCATCAACCCTTTTCCAGCAAGAGTCATTGCAG GTTTTAAAGATGTTCAACTACAAAAACGTTTGGAACCTGACTGTAGCACAGCTGGAGTAG